The Caulobacter sp. FWC2 region GGCCGGTTTCCGGACGGTCGGTTCGAGGATGACATCCTGATGGGGATGTTGCTCTAGCTCTTCAAAGCCGCCAGGGCCTCGGGATAGCGCCGCGAAAGCGGGACCTCCAGGGCGCCCAGCTCCACGGCATAGTCGCCGGAGCCCTCGGGCTTCAGCCCCGTGACCCGCGCGCTATTGACCAGCCAGGACTTGTGGCAGCGCACGAAGCCGTGCGGCGAGAGACCGTCGAGCACCGCGCTCAGCGACGAACGCATCAGAGGCCGGCGCTCGTCAGCCAGGACGAACTCCACGTAGTTGCCGGCGGAGCGCACGGCGACGATGTCGGCGATGGGTACGCGGATCAGCCGCGCGCCATCCTGGATGTCGAACGTAGCGGGCAGGGCGGGGGTGTGAGCGCGTTGCGGCCCCTGCGCGCTGCGCTGCAGGGCCAGCCAATAGATGATCGTGGCCAAGCCGTAGGCCACCATGTCCTTGCGAAACTCGTACGGAAATTCGGTCGAGAGCGGTCCGAAGTCGTAACCCTCGTGCAGGAGCACGGCGTGGCCGATCTTCCGCAGGGCCACGAAGCTTGAGACGTGCAGGACGGAATAGGCAAACACGGCGACCAGGTGCGCCGGGACGGCTTGCCACCAGCGCGGTTGCTTCCGCACCATCCAGAGAGCCATGGCGGCCGGAATGCCGAAGATGACCATGGTGACCAGCGCGCTGCTGACCTCCCAGATCGCGGGCCGGATCACGCCCAGTCGCGGCGCGTCGTGCTGGATGGTCAGGACGTTGACCACCGTGATCGCGGCGATCAGGCAGGCTCCGAGAATCCAGGCGCGGGTGAGCCACAGGCGCTCCTCGCCGGTCATCCCGAAAAGCCCGCCGCTGGTCCCTGGAGCTTTTCCGCTTGTCCCAGCCAGCGACCGCTGATCCCCGGACACTTGGCCGGACGGGGCGCGCTGGGTCAGGTCCTTGGCATCGCTTTTCAAGCCGGACGCCTCTTCATGACCACGACTACCTTACCCCTCGACCGGCGCTACGACCTCGACTGGATCCGGGTCGGCGCATTCTTCCTGCTGATCCTCTACCACACCGGCATGTTCTACGTGCCTTGGGAATGGCACGTGAAGTCGCCGCATATCGTCGAGGGCCTGATGCCCTACATGCTGCTGACCAATCCGTGGCGCCTGACCCTGTTATTTCTGGTCTCGGGCGCCGCGACGCGGTTCATGGCCGACAAGACGCCCGTCGGGAAACTCACCTGGGCCCGGATCGCCCGTCTGCTGCCGCCGTTGCTGTTCGCGATGTTCGTGATCGTGCCGCCGCAGTCCTACTACCAGGTGGTCGAGTTCATGGCCCTGCATCCGAACAGCGGCCTGTCGGTCGACAATTTCTGGGTCCGCTACGTCACCGCATCGGGGCGCTGGTGCGGGATGAACGGAGAGTGCCTGACCACCCCGACCTGGAACCACATGTGGTTCGTGGCTTATCTATTGTTCTACACCCTGGTCCTGGCCGTCATGCTGCTGGTCTGGAAGAAGGCTGGTCAGCACATCCAGAAGGCCGCCGAGTGGACGTTCAAGGGCGTTGGTCTGTTCGCCTGGCCGATCCTGTTCCTGGCGATGCTGCGCGCCACGCTCTACGCCAAGTATGGCGAGACCCATGCGCTGGTCGGCGACCACTATGTCCACGCCGTCTCGTTCAGCGCCTTCCTGCTGGGGTTCGGCCTGGCCAAGTCCGAGGTGCTGCGCGACCGCCTGACCGCCATGCGCTGGCCGGCCCTGATCATTGCGATCGCCGCGTGGGCGGGCTGGAGTGTCTATGTCTGGACCTATCGCAGCGACAGCGCCGTCCCGCCACCGCAGCTGAAGCTGCTGATGCGCTTCGTCTTCGCCACCGACACCTGGTGCGCCATCATCGCGATCCTGGGCTTCGGGGCCAAGCATCTGGCCAACAAGGGCGGCCCGGCGCTGCGCTACCTGACCCTGGGCGTCTTCCCGTTTTACCTGGTGCACCAGACCATCACCGTGGTCCTGGCCCACCACCTGGCCAAGCTGGGCCTGCCTCAAGGCCTGGAAGGCGCGATCCTAGTCGTGGCGACCTTCACCGGTTGCTTCGCAACCTACGAGATCGTGCGGCGCATCCCGGGTGTGCGGATCCTGTTCGGCCTGAAGGGTCAGCCCTCTGGGGTCGAAGCCAAGCGCCCGCCGGCCCTCGCATAGGCCTGGGTGCCGCGCGTTATGACGGTGTCGCTGGGAAGGATCTCGGCGACACCGATCTCTCCCGCGCCAGCCAGCCGCTCATAGAGCCCGCTGAAGTCACGCAGTGTCACCGCCTGCAAGGTCTGGATCGAGTCGATCACGAAATAGGCCTGCTGGAAGTCGTCGATCCGGTAGTTGGTGCGCATGACCCGCTCCAGGTCGAAGCCGATGCGGTTGGGCGAGGGATCATCGAGCGCGAAGATCGACTCCGCCCGCGACGAAACGATACCGGCCCCATAGATCCGCAGGCCCGCGGGCGTGTTCATCAGGCCGAACTCAACCGTGTACCAGTAGAGGCGGGCGAGGTTGGTCAGGCGCCCCAGGCCCAGCGCCCGCTGGCCGCCCTGGCCATAGGCCTGCATGTAATCGGCGAACACCGGGTCGGTCAGCATCGGCACGTGGCCGAAGACATCGTGGAAGATGTCCGGCTCCTGCAGATAGTCCAGTTCGTGCGGCTTGCGGATGAACTGGCCGGCCGGGAAACGGCGATTGGCCAGGTGATCGAAGAACACGTCGTCGGGCACCAGGCCCGGCACGGCGACCACGCTCCAGCCGGTCAGGCGCTGGAGTTCCTCGTTGATGCGCTTGAAGTCGGGAATGCCGGTGCGGTGCAGGTCCAGAGCGTCGAGGCCGCGCATGAACGCGTCACAGGCCCGGCCGTGCAGCATGTCGGCCTGGCGTTCGTACAGGGTGATCCAGACGTCGTGCTCGGCCTGGGAATAGGTTTCCCAGCCCTGGTCGATCGTCCAGTCGGGACGCGCGCCCGGGGGCGGTCCGTTGCTAAAGCCATCTCCGCTCATGCGGCGACGCTACGCCCCGGATCTGGCAAATGCTGTTCGGAGTTTGCCATAAAAACGCTGTTCGGCGGAGAAGCGTGCCGCCTAGTGGGAAATTCGAGGCCGAAGCTTGTAAAGCCCATGATCGAACGACTCGAATATCACCGCGGTCTGCGGGTGGCCGACGGGCTCGCCGCTGTCGTCGGGCAGCAGGTTCTGCTCCGACACATAGGCGACGTAGCTGTTGTCCTCGTTCTCGGCCAGCAGGTGGTAGAACGGCTGGTCCTTGGTCGGCCGGATATCCTCGGGGATGGACTCCCACCACTCGTCGGTATTGGCGAACACAGGGTCGACGTCGAACACCACGCCCCGGAACGGGAAGATGCGGTGCCTGACGACCTGTCCGATCGCGAATTTGGCGAGTCTCGAGTTCATGGGTTTAGGAATAGCCGGGCGGACCTGACTGAATCCTGAACG contains the following coding sequences:
- a CDS encoding LytTR family DNA-binding domain-containing protein, which translates into the protein MTGEERLWLTRAWILGACLIAAITVVNVLTIQHDAPRLGVIRPAIWEVSSALVTMVIFGIPAAMALWMVRKQPRWWQAVPAHLVAVFAYSVLHVSSFVALRKIGHAVLLHEGYDFGPLSTEFPYEFRKDMVAYGLATIIYWLALQRSAQGPQRAHTPALPATFDIQDGARLIRVPIADIVAVRSAGNYVEFVLADERRPLMRSSLSAVLDGLSPHGFVRCHKSWLVNSARVTGLKPEGSGDYAVELGALEVPLSRRYPEALAALKS
- a CDS encoding acyltransferase family protein; the protein is MTTTTLPLDRRYDLDWIRVGAFFLLILYHTGMFYVPWEWHVKSPHIVEGLMPYMLLTNPWRLTLLFLVSGAATRFMADKTPVGKLTWARIARLLPPLLFAMFVIVPPQSYYQVVEFMALHPNSGLSVDNFWVRYVTASGRWCGMNGECLTTPTWNHMWFVAYLLFYTLVLAVMLLVWKKAGQHIQKAAEWTFKGVGLFAWPILFLAMLRATLYAKYGETHALVGDHYVHAVSFSAFLLGFGLAKSEVLRDRLTAMRWPALIIAIAAWAGWSVYVWTYRSDSAVPPPQLKLLMRFVFATDTWCAIIAILGFGAKHLANKGGPALRYLTLGVFPFYLVHQTITVVLAHHLAKLGLPQGLEGAILVVATFTGCFATYEIVRRIPGVRILFGLKGQPSGVEAKRPPALA
- the phhA gene encoding phenylalanine 4-monooxygenase; translation: MSGDGFSNGPPPGARPDWTIDQGWETYSQAEHDVWITLYERQADMLHGRACDAFMRGLDALDLHRTGIPDFKRINEELQRLTGWSVVAVPGLVPDDVFFDHLANRRFPAGQFIRKPHELDYLQEPDIFHDVFGHVPMLTDPVFADYMQAYGQGGQRALGLGRLTNLARLYWYTVEFGLMNTPAGLRIYGAGIVSSRAESIFALDDPSPNRIGFDLERVMRTNYRIDDFQQAYFVIDSIQTLQAVTLRDFSGLYERLAGAGEIGVAEILPSDTVITRGTQAYARAGGRLASTPEG
- the hspQ gene encoding heat shock protein HspQ — encoded protein: MNSRLAKFAIGQVVRHRIFPFRGVVFDVDPVFANTDEWWESIPEDIRPTKDQPFYHLLAENEDNSYVAYVSEQNLLPDDSGEPVGHPQTAVIFESFDHGLYKLRPRISH